Proteins from one Gossypium raimondii isolate GPD5lz chromosome 8, ASM2569854v1, whole genome shotgun sequence genomic window:
- the LOC105792679 gene encoding TOM1-like protein 1 — translation MDKNLMDKVSAFGELLKTEGAEVGRKMSAGMSSVSFKVKELFQGPNPADKLVDDATSEALDEPDWALNLDICDMINHEKISSVELIRGIKRKIMLKNPRVQYLSLVLLETCVKNCEKAFSEVAAERVLDEMVKLIDDPQTVVNNRNKALMLIEAWGESTSELRYLPVYEETYKSLKSRGVRFPGRDNESLAPIFTPPRSVSAAEVDASLANQFQHDMQLQHDTPPQAFTAEQTKEAFDVARNSIELLSTVLSSSPQQDALEDDLTTTLVQQCRQSQSTILRIIDTAGDNEALLFEALNVNDEIQKALSKYEELNEPSAVRREPEPAMIPVAVEPDDSPRHPKEDGLIRKPAGTRHGTHGGSNDDMMDDLDEMIFGKKGGGSSGGGQDSKKQQGPKDDLITF, via the exons ATGGACAAGAATTTGATGGACAAAGTTTCTGCCTTTGGTGAGCTCCTGAAGACAGAAGGAGCCGAGGTGGGAAGAAAGATGAGTGCTGGCATGAGCTCGGTTAGCTTTAAAGTGAAGGAGCTCTTCCAAGGCCCTAACCCTGCTGATAAGCTTGTCGACGATGCCACCTCAGAGGCCCTTGATGAGCCTGATTGGGCCTTGAATCTCGATATCTGTGACATGATCAACCATGAAAAAATTAGCAGTGTTGAACTGATTCGTGGCATAAAACGAAAGATAATGTTGAAGAACCCTAGGGTTCAATACTTGTCATTGGTGTTGCTTGAAACTTGTGTCAAGAATTGCGAGAAGGCATTTTCTGAGGTAGCAGCTGAGAGGGTTCTTGATGAGATGGTTAAGCTTATTGATGATCCTCAGACTGTTGTTAATAATCGAAACAAAGCTTTGATGCTTATTGAAGCCTGGGGGGAGTCAACCAGTGAGCTCCGCTATTTGCCTGTTTATGAAGAGACTTACAAG AGTTTAAAATCAAGGGGTGTTCGCTTTCCTGGACGTGACAATGAGAGTTTGGCACCTATTTTTACCCCTCCTCGCTCAGTTTCCGCAGCTGAAGTGGATGCTAGTCTTGCAAATCAGTTTCAACATGACATGCAGCTTCAGCATGACACTCCTCCCCAAGCCTTTACCGCCGAACAAACTAAGGAAGCATTTGATGTAGCAAGAAATAGCATTGAGCTTCTTTCAACTGTGTTGTCCTCATCACCACAACAAGATGCTCTCGAG GATGACTTGACAACTACACTTGTCCAGCAATGTCGACAGTCCCAATCCACTATTCTAAGAATCATTGACACTGCTGGAGATAACGAGGCCTTGCTTTTTGAAGCTTTGAATGTGAACGATGAGATCCAGAAAGCTCTCTCAAAGTATGAAGAGTTGAATGAGCCATCAGCAGTTCGACGTGAGCCAGAGCCTGCTATGATTCCAGTGGCTGTTGAGCCTGATGATTCTCCCCGTCATCCGAAAGAAGATGGATTGATCCGGAAACCAGCAGGTACACGACACGGGACTCACGGTGGAAGCAACGATGACATGATGGACGATCTCGATGAAATGATTTTCGGTAAGAAAGGTGGAGGTTCATCCGGAGGGGGTCAAGATTCAAAGAAGCAACAAGGACCAAAAGATGATCTAATCACATTCTGA
- the LOC105792681 gene encoding probable arabinosyltransferase ARAD1, translating to MRAKQMPSSILTRSKSPVILLFAVIILALSFFFFFLFSPSSTTTAAVTVPYRHPSVRPETSFVASLEHFLAHKAPKIPASSDDTVGSVIDRDVRRLDERKFVKEMEWLRGDPYYPMSMPVRVYVYEMPSKFTYDLLWLFRNTYRETSNITSNGSPVHRLIEQHSIDYWLWADLIAPESERLLKNVVRVVKQEEADLFYVPFFTTISFFLLEKQQCKALYREALKWVTDQPAWKRSEGRDHIFPIHHPWSFKSVRRYVKNAIWLLPDMDSTGNWYKPGQVSLEKDLILPYVPNVDLCDAKCLLESESKRTTLLFFRGRLKRNAGGKIRAKIGAELTGAKDVVIEEGTAGEGGKAAAQKGMRRSIFCLSPAGDTPSSARLFDAIVSGCIPVIISDELELPFEGILDYRKMAVFISSTDAVQPGWILRYLKSISSTQIREMRRNLAEYSRHFVYSNPAQPLGPEDLVWRMMAGKLVNIKLHTRRSQRVVKESRSVCTCDCRRSNSTHSNPIN from the exons ATGAGAGCGAAGCAAATGCCGTCGTCGATCTTAACGAGATCCAAATCCCCAGTTATTCTCTTATTCGCCGTCATTATCCTCGctctctctttcttcttcttcttcctcttttctCCCTCCTCCACAACCACCGCCGCCGTCACCGTTCCCTATCGGCATCCGTCTGTACGACCCGAAACCTCGTTCGTCGCCTCCCTCGAGCACTTCCTTGCTCACAAGGCTCCCAAAATCCCCGCCTCTTCCGACGATACGGTGGGTTCCGTGATCGATCGTGACGTCAGGAGGCTCGACGAGAGGAAGTTCGTCAAGGAAATGGAGTGGTTGCGTGGCGATCCGTACTACCCGATGTCCATGCCGGTTAGGGTTTACGTTTACGAAATGCCGAGCAAGTTCACCTACGATTTGCTTTGGTTGTTTCGGAATACTTATCGAGAAACTTCTAATATTACTTCCAATGGCAGCCCCGTTCACCGTTTAATCGAACAA CATTCTATTGATTATTGGCTTTGGGCGGATTTGATTGCTCCTGAATCCGAAAGGCTATTGAAGAATGTTGTGAGAGTTGTTAAGCAGGAGGAGGCGGATTTATTTTATGTGCCGTTTTTCACCACGATTAGCTTTTTCTTATTGGAGAAACAACAATGCAAGGCGTTATATAGG GAAGCCCTGAAATGGGTGACAGATCAACCTGCATGGAAACGATCTGAAGGAAGGGATCACATATTTCCCATTCATCATCCGTGGTCCTTTAAGTCAGTTCGCAGATATGTGAAAAATGCAATTTGGCTTTTACCAGACATGGACTCCACAGGGAATTG GTACAAACCGGGGCAAGTTTCACTGGAGAAGGACCTCATTCTCCCTTATGTACCAAATGTTGATTTATGTGATGCAAAATGCTTATTGGAAAGTGAATCAAAGAGAACAACACTGCTTTTCTTCCGCGGACGACTTAAAAGAAATGCT ggAGGAAAGATACGTGCTAAAATTGGTGCAGAACTAACAGGTGCCAAGGATGTAGTCATAGAGGAGGGAACTGCTGGGGAGGGAGGAAAAGCTGCTGCTCAGAAGGGGATGCGCAG GTCTATATTTTGTTTAAGTCCAGCTGGTGACACTCCCTCCTCTGCTAGATTGTTTGATGCTATTGTCAGTGGGTGTATACCTgttattattagtgatgaattGGAGCTCCCTTTTGAAGGAATACTTGATTATAGGAAG ATGGctgtatttatttcttcaactGATGCTGTGCAACCTGGTTGGATTCTAAGATACTTAAAGAGCATTAGTTCTACTCAGATAAGAGAAATGAGGAGGAACCTTGCCGAG TACTCAAGGCATTTCGTGTACTCTAATCCAGCTCAACCCTTGGGTCCGGAAGATCTAGTTTGGCGAATG ATGGCTGGTAAATTGGTGAACATCAAGCTTCATACTCGGAGATCCCAGCGCGTGGTTAAAGAATCAAGAAGTGTCTGCACTTGCGATTGCAGGCGATCCAACAGTACCCATTCCAATCCTATCAATTGA